The following are from one region of the Salvia splendens isolate huo1 chromosome 2, SspV2, whole genome shotgun sequence genome:
- the LOC121768525 gene encoding gamma-cadinene synthase-like codes for MATYSIISETSSCVRDVRPLVTNHVPSIWGDTFSNYTSFDDQERGKYEEAIEELKEEARDMLMEKTTPLNQLILIDTIERLGLAYLFETEIEHKLKQIKHDDDDLHCSDLFTTALGFRLLRQHRHHISCDVFNKFVNKDGMFEEGGVEGMLSLYEAAHVRFNDEKILHEAADFTRRYLSSCKAELESHLKDRVKRALERPLHRDVPAVYARIFISIYEKDPSRNELLLKLAKLNFNFLQKLYKKELSQLSRWWNEFDLKSKLPYIRDRLVEAYMWCAGYHYEPQYSYVRMGLTKCIKIIGMMDDTYDNYATLNEAQLFTDILDKWNMDEVDRLPEYMRTVYRFIMSTCQDYERDALKLGKAFATPYFKETVQQLGRAYNQELKWVMERKMPPFEDYVKNSEITSCIFIMFAAIIPGFKSLTQETIEWMKSEPKIAISTGMIGRYWDDIGSHHRESKGGQVLTAIDCYMKQHGVTKQETISEFARRVEEAWLDVNKEWVETAFVPREIALQFLYYARMCDASYNHNNGDAYTDPQVGKTTAIALFINPIPI; via the exons ATGGCAACATATAGTATTATATCTGAGACTTCAAGTTGTGTGAGGGATGTAAGGCCACTTGTGACCAATCATGTGCCAAGCATTTGGGGAGATACTTTCTCTAATTACACTTCGTTTGATGACCAG GAACGAGGAAAGTACGAAGAAGCAATAGAAGAATTAAAGGAAGAAGCAAGAGACATGCTCATGGAAAAAACAACTCCTCTCAACCAATTGATACTAATCGACACGATTGAGCGGTTGGGATTAGCCTATCTTTTCGAGACCGAAATCGAACACAAACTCAAACAAATCAAACATGACGACGATGACCTTCACTGTTCGGATTTATTCACCACAGCACTTGGATTTCGCTTGCTCAGGCAACACCGCCATCACATTTCTTGCG ATGTTTTCAACAAGTTTGTTAACAAGGATGGTATGTTCGAAGAAGGCGGCGTTGAGGGAATGTTAAGCCTGTACGAAGCAGCTCATGTTCGATTTAACGACGAGAAGATACTACACGAGGCTGCCGATTTTACAAGGCGTTACTTGAGTAGTTGCAAAGCGGAGTTAGAGTCTCACCTTAAAGATAGAGTGAAGCGCGCTTTGGAGCGCCCGCTTCATAGAGATGTTCCCGCCGTCTACGCACGAATTTTCATCTCTATATATGAAAAAGATCCCTCAAGAAATGAACTTCTTCTCAAATTAGCTAAACTTAACTTCAACTTTTTGCAGAAGTTATACAAGAAAGAACTCTCCCAGCTCTCTAG GTGGTGGAATGAATTTGATCTGAAATCGAAATTACCATATATAAGAGATCGATTGGTGGAGGCGTATATGTGGTGTGCGGGATACCATTATGAACCTCAGTACTCTTATGTTCGAATGGGACTCACCAAATGCAtaaaaattattggaatgatgGATGATACATATGATAATTATGCTACACTCAATGAAGCCCAACTTTTTACTGATATCTTAGACAA GTGGAATATGGATGAAGTCGATCGACTCCCGGAATACATGAGAACTGTTTATCGTTTTATTATGAGTACATGCCAAGACTATGAACGCGACGCCCTCAAACTTGGGAAAGCATTCGCAACTCCTTATTTCAAAGAAACG GTGCAACAACTTGGAAGGGCTTACAATCAAGAGCTAAAGTGGGTTATGGAAAGAAAAATGCCTCCTTTTGAAGACTATGTTAAAAACTCAGAGATAACCAGTTGTATATTTATCATGTTTGCTGCTATTATTCCTGGTTTCAAATCTCTCACCCAAGAAACTATTGAGTGGATGAAGAGTGAGCCCAAAATCGCGATATCGACTGGTATGATCGGTAGATATTGGGACGACATAGGCTCTCATCAT CGCGAGAGTAAAGGAGGGCAAGTGTTGACTGCGATCGATTGCTACATGAAACAACATGGCGTAACGAAGCAAGAGACGATATCAGAGTTTGCACGACGAGTTGAGGAAGCATGGCTGGATGTGAACAAGGAATGGGTCGAGACAGCGTTTGTGCCTCGAGAAATCGCCCTTCAGTTTCTCTACTATGCTCGAATGTGCGATGCGAGTTACAACCACAATAATGGAGACGCTTATACAGATCCTCAAGTGGGCAAGACAACTGCTATTGCTCTCTTTATCAATCCAATACCCATTTGA